In the Sus scrofa isolate TJ Tabasco breed Duroc chromosome 7, Sscrofa11.1, whole genome shotgun sequence genome, one interval contains:
- the NR2F2 gene encoding COUP transcription factor 2 isoform X1 yields the protein MPPTQPTHGQFALTNGDPLNCHSYLSGYISLLLRAEPYPTSRFGSQCMQPNNIMGIENICELAARMLFSAVEWARNIPFFPDLQITDQVALLRLTWSELFVLNAAQCSMPLHVAPLLAAAGLHASPMSADRVVAFMDHIRIFQEQVEKLKALHVDSAEYSCLKAIVLFTSDACGLSDVAHVESLQEKSQCALEEYVRSQYPNQPTRFGKLLLRLPSLRTVSSSVIEQLFFVRLVGKTPIETLIRDMLLSGSSFNWPYMAIQ from the exons ATGCCGCCCACCCAGCCGACCCATGGGCAGTTTGCGCTGACCAACGGGGACCCTCTCAACTGCCACTCGTACCTGTCGGGATATATTTCTCTGCTGCTGCGCGCCGAGCCCTATCCCACGTCACGCTTCGGCAGCCAGTGCATGCAGCCCAACAACATCATGGGCATCGAGAACATTTGCGAACTGGCCGCTCGGATGCTCTTCAGCGCCGTCGAGTGGGCCCGGAACATCCCCTTCTTCCCTGACCTGCAGATCACCGACCAGGTGGCCCTGCTTCGCCTCACCTGGAGCGAGCTGTTCGTGCTGAACGCAGCACAGTGCTCCATGCCCCTCCACGTCGCCCCGCTCCTGGCCGCCGCCGGCCTACACGCCTCGCCCATGTCCGCCGACCGGGTGGTCGCCTTTATGGACCACATACGGATCTTCCAAGAGCAAGTGGAGAAGCTTAAAGCGCTGCACGTCGACTCCGCCGAGTACAGCTGCCTCAAGGCCATAGTCCTGTTCACCTCAG ATGCCTGTGGTCTCTCTGATGTAGCCCATGTGGAAAGCTTGCAGGAAAAGTCCCAGTGTGCTTTGGAAGAATACGTTAGGAGCCAGTACCCCAACCAACCAACGCGATTCGGAAAGCTTTTGCTTCGCCTCCCTTCCCTCCGCACGGTCTCCTCCTCAGTCATAGAGCAATTGTTTTTCGTCCGTTTGGTAGGTAAAACCCCCATCGAAACCCTCATCCGGGATATGTTACTGTCCGGCAGCAGTTTTAACTGGCCGTATATGgcaattcaataa
- the NR2F2 gene encoding COUP transcription factor 2 isoform 2 (isoform 2 is encoded by transcript variant 2), with amino-acid sequence MQAVWDLEQGKYGFAVQRGRMPPTQPTHGQFALTNGDPLNCHSYLSGYISLLLRAEPYPTSRFGSQCMQPNNIMGIENICELAARMLFSAVEWARNIPFFPDLQITDQVALLRLTWSELFVLNAAQCSMPLHVAPLLAAAGLHASPMSADRVVAFMDHIRIFQEQVEKLKALHVDSAEYSCLKAIVLFTSDACGLSDVAHVESLQEKSQCALEEYVRSQYPNQPTRFGKLLLRLPSLRTVSSSVIEQLFFVRLVGKTPIETLIRDMLLSGSSFNWPYMAIQ; translated from the exons ATGCAAGCGGTTTGGGACCTTGAACAAGGCAAATATGGTTTTG CGGTGCAGAGGGGCAGGATGCCGCCCACCCAGCCGACCCATGGGCAGTTTGCGCTGACCAACGGGGACCCTCTCAACTGCCACTCGTACCTGTCGGGATATATTTCTCTGCTGCTGCGCGCCGAGCCCTATCCCACGTCACGCTTCGGCAGCCAGTGCATGCAGCCCAACAACATCATGGGCATCGAGAACATTTGCGAACTGGCCGCTCGGATGCTCTTCAGCGCCGTCGAGTGGGCCCGGAACATCCCCTTCTTCCCTGACCTGCAGATCACCGACCAGGTGGCCCTGCTTCGCCTCACCTGGAGCGAGCTGTTCGTGCTGAACGCAGCACAGTGCTCCATGCCCCTCCACGTCGCCCCGCTCCTGGCCGCCGCCGGCCTACACGCCTCGCCCATGTCCGCCGACCGGGTGGTCGCCTTTATGGACCACATACGGATCTTCCAAGAGCAAGTGGAGAAGCTTAAAGCGCTGCACGTCGACTCCGCCGAGTACAGCTGCCTCAAGGCCATAGTCCTGTTCACCTCAG ATGCCTGTGGTCTCTCTGATGTAGCCCATGTGGAAAGCTTGCAGGAAAAGTCCCAGTGTGCTTTGGAAGAATACGTTAGGAGCCAGTACCCCAACCAACCAACGCGATTCGGAAAGCTTTTGCTTCGCCTCCCTTCCCTCCGCACGGTCTCCTCCTCAGTCATAGAGCAATTGTTTTTCGTCCGTTTGGTAGGTAAAACCCCCATCGAAACCCTCATCCGGGATATGTTACTGTCCGGCAGCAGTTTTAACTGGCCGTATATGgcaattcaataa
- the NR2F2 gene encoding COUP transcription factor 2 isoform 1 (isoform 1 is encoded by transcript variant 1), whose product MAMVVSTWRDPQDEVPGSQGSQASQAPPVPGPPPGAPHTPQTPGQGGPASTPAQTAAGGQGGPGGPGGDKQQQQQHIECVVCGDKSSGKHYGQFTCEGCKSFFKRSVRRNLSYTCRANRNCPIDQHHRNQCQYCRLKKCLKVGMRREAVQRGRMPPTQPTHGQFALTNGDPLNCHSYLSGYISLLLRAEPYPTSRFGSQCMQPNNIMGIENICELAARMLFSAVEWARNIPFFPDLQITDQVALLRLTWSELFVLNAAQCSMPLHVAPLLAAAGLHASPMSADRVVAFMDHIRIFQEQVEKLKALHVDSAEYSCLKAIVLFTSDACGLSDVAHVESLQEKSQCALEEYVRSQYPNQPTRFGKLLLRLPSLRTVSSSVIEQLFFVRLVGKTPIETLIRDMLLSGSSFNWPYMAIQ is encoded by the exons ATGGCAATGGTAGTCAGCACGTGGCGCGACCCCCAGGACGAGGTGCCCGGCTCTCAGGGCAGCCAGGCCTCGCAGGCGCCGCCCGTGCCCGGCCCGCCGCCTGGCGCCCCGCACACGCCACAGACGCCCGGCCAAGGGGGCCCGGCCAGCACGCCGGCCCAGACGGCGGCCGGCGGCCAGGGCGGCCCTGGCGGTCCGGGTGGCgacaagcagcagcagcagcagcacatcGAGTGCGTGGTGTGCGGGGACAAGTCGAGCGGCAAGCACTACGGCCAGTTCACGTGCGAAGGCTGCAAGAGCTTCTTCAAGCGCAGCGTGCGGAGGAACCTGAGCTACACGTGCCGCGCCAACCGGAACTGTCCCATCGACCAGCACCATCGCAACCAGTGCCAGTACTGCCGCCTCAAAAAGTGCCTCAAAGTGGGCATGAGACGGGAAG CGGTGCAGAGGGGCAGGATGCCGCCCACCCAGCCGACCCATGGGCAGTTTGCGCTGACCAACGGGGACCCTCTCAACTGCCACTCGTACCTGTCGGGATATATTTCTCTGCTGCTGCGCGCCGAGCCCTATCCCACGTCACGCTTCGGCAGCCAGTGCATGCAGCCCAACAACATCATGGGCATCGAGAACATTTGCGAACTGGCCGCTCGGATGCTCTTCAGCGCCGTCGAGTGGGCCCGGAACATCCCCTTCTTCCCTGACCTGCAGATCACCGACCAGGTGGCCCTGCTTCGCCTCACCTGGAGCGAGCTGTTCGTGCTGAACGCAGCACAGTGCTCCATGCCCCTCCACGTCGCCCCGCTCCTGGCCGCCGCCGGCCTACACGCCTCGCCCATGTCCGCCGACCGGGTGGTCGCCTTTATGGACCACATACGGATCTTCCAAGAGCAAGTGGAGAAGCTTAAAGCGCTGCACGTCGACTCCGCCGAGTACAGCTGCCTCAAGGCCATAGTCCTGTTCACCTCAG ATGCCTGTGGTCTCTCTGATGTAGCCCATGTGGAAAGCTTGCAGGAAAAGTCCCAGTGTGCTTTGGAAGAATACGTTAGGAGCCAGTACCCCAACCAACCAACGCGATTCGGAAAGCTTTTGCTTCGCCTCCCTTCCCTCCGCACGGTCTCCTCCTCAGTCATAGAGCAATTGTTTTTCGTCCGTTTGGTAGGTAAAACCCCCATCGAAACCCTCATCCGGGATATGTTACTGTCCGGCAGCAGTTTTAACTGGCCGTATATGgcaattcaataa
- the LOC102160410 gene encoding atherin-like, with product MGAASGLPAPLAAGGGGSRVRAPARRLLCVQGCERAREGAPDGSGAGWLRLVSFSFFVSAFAKFCRLLVWPGVFVLFVSLGSALLLSGAFRREGRGWGRGRASGSRKWREREGRESCKSIVWLQDRSWRQKKKKKKKNLSKDLPRSHSLPPSLVHSLALRAGVQPRSWSRRRKRRKRRRRGDCPGAKSRAAHSQPFRKAIEIRRTRRAEAPVTGAPREPGRPGRRPAARGVAGALPGSGGISMKVVRVGRCAASSWRWAAAAACPRRPARASLAPAAAARFRRIEAARRSLRAAWAAAAAGAAAAAETAGSGPEPPRLAPPPPLKPLLPPPEPLLLLLPPPPHTHRERVNSPAAGEK from the coding sequence ATGGGGGCCGCGTCCGGACTTCCTGCTCCCCTGGCtgcgggcggcggcggctcccGGGTTCGGGCTCCGGCGCGCCGCCTTTTGTGTGTGCAAGGGTGCGAGAGGGCGCGGGAGGGCGCCCCGGATGGCTCGGGGGCTGGTTGGTTGAGGTTggttagtttttccttttttgtttctgcttttgcaAAGTTTTGTCGATTGCTTGTCTGGCCCggtgtatttgttttgtttgtttccctcgGCTCAGCTTTGTTGCTTTCGGGGGCTTTCCgccgggaggggaggggatggggccGGGGGAGAGCAAGTGGGAGCAGaaagtggagagagagggaggggagggagagctgCAAGTCGATTGTCTGGCTTCAAGACAGAAgttggaggcaaaaaaaaaaaaaaaaaaaaaaaaatctctccaaagATCTCCCTCgctctcactctctccctccctctctcgtTCACTCTCTCGCTCTCAGAGCTGGTGTGCAGCCGAGGAGTTGGagtaggaggaggaagaggaggaagaggaggaggagaggcgaCTGTCCGGGGGCCAAGTCCAGGGCAGCCCACAGTCAGCCATTCAGGAAAGCCATCGAAATCAGGAGGACTAGGAGAGCAGAGGCGCCGGTCACGGGCGCGCCCAGAGAGCCGGGCAGGCCGGGGCGGAGGCCGGCGGCCCGCGGAGTGGCCGGAGCGCTGCCCGGGTCCGGGGGAATCAGCATGAAAGTGGTCCGCGTCGGGCGCTGCGCGGCGTCGTCCTGGCGCTGGGCCGCTGCCGCCGCCTGCCCCAGGCGCCCGGCGCGCGCCTCGCTCGCtccggccgccgccgcccgctTTCGCCGGATAGAGGCCGCTCGCCGCTCCCTGCGGGCCGCTTGGGCCGCCGCCGCTGctggagccgccgccgccgccgaaaCCGCCGGGTCGGGCCCGGAGCCGCCGCGTCtagcgccgccgccgccgctgaagccgctgctgccgccgccggagccgctgctgctgctgctgccgccgccgcctcaCACACATAGGGAAAGAGTCAACTCGCCGGCGGCGGGGGAGAAAtga